One segment of Gloeomargarita sp. SRBZ-1_bins_9 DNA contains the following:
- the ispE gene encoding 4-(cytidine 5'-diphospho)-2-C-methyl-D-erythritol kinase, translated as MARCTLTAAAKINFYLRILGRRSDGYHEVAMVLQSVTLRDVVHLTTHPGKTIDLHCDHPQVPTDSTNLAVQAAQLLAARFPQAATGVTIHLEKHIPVAAGLAGGSSNGAAVLVGLNHLWGLGLTVGELQELAAQLGSDMPFCVQGGTALATGRGDILEPLPPLNGGALVLAKHRNLSISTPWAYRTYSEQWGQTFGGVTDQADRFVQLLAQPDFSQIAAHLHNDFEKVVLPAYPEIAALKQALLATGALGALLSGSGPTVFALYPDQATAQQAIVTLQAQHPEVDFWRCECCPWGIEWWA; from the coding sequence ATGGCCCGGTGTACGTTGACGGCGGCGGCCAAGATTAATTTCTATCTGCGCATCCTGGGGCGACGCAGCGATGGCTACCACGAAGTGGCCATGGTGCTCCAGAGTGTGACGCTGCGGGATGTGGTGCATTTGACCACCCACCCCGGCAAAACCATTGACCTGCACTGCGACCATCCCCAGGTGCCCACTGACAGTACCAATCTGGCGGTTCAGGCGGCTCAGTTACTAGCGGCGCGGTTTCCCCAGGCAGCTACTGGCGTGACGATTCATCTGGAAAAACACATCCCAGTGGCGGCGGGACTGGCGGGCGGCTCCAGCAACGGGGCAGCGGTACTGGTGGGTCTCAATCACCTGTGGGGGTTGGGGTTAACGGTGGGAGAACTTCAGGAGCTGGCCGCCCAGTTGGGGTCGGATATGCCCTTTTGTGTGCAGGGGGGAACGGCTCTGGCCACCGGACGCGGCGACATCCTGGAACCCTTGCCCCCTTTGAACGGCGGCGCCTTGGTTTTGGCCAAACACCGGAACCTGAGTATCTCTACGCCCTGGGCCTACCGCACCTACAGTGAGCAGTGGGGGCAGACCTTTGGCGGGGTGACTGACCAGGCAGATCGCTTTGTGCAGTTGCTGGCCCAGCCGGATTTCAGCCAAATTGCGGCCCATCTCCACAACGACTTTGAAAAGGTGGTGCTGCCGGCCTATCCGGAGATTGCCGCCCTCAAGCAAGCCCTACTGGCCACCGGAGCGCTAGGCGCTTTGCTTTCGGGTTCAGGACCGACGGTGTTTGCCCTTTACCCCGACCAAGCCACTGCCCAGCAGGCCATTGTCACCCTGCAGGCCCAGCATCCGGAGGTGGATTTCTGGCGGTGTGAATGCTGTCCCTGGGGGATTGAGTGGTGGGCTTAA
- a CDS encoding phosphoribosyltransferase family protein — MGVPDYYVTWEQYHQLIEALAWQVYRSGWEFDQILAIARGGLRIGDTLSRMFRKPLAIISAQSYVGQQRGVVQIASAITATQPRLGPRLLVVDDMVDSGQTLAKIVQSLLAQTDLAALKTAVLWVKGHSCFRPDYYVEFLPDNPWIHQPFERYDHWQFDP; from the coding sequence ATGGGCGTCCCCGATTACTATGTCACCTGGGAGCAGTATCACCAACTGATTGAAGCCCTGGCCTGGCAGGTGTACCGCTCTGGCTGGGAGTTCGACCAGATTTTAGCCATTGCTCGGGGGGGACTGCGCATTGGGGATACCCTTTCCCGCATGTTCCGCAAACCCCTAGCTATTATCAGTGCCCAGTCCTACGTGGGCCAGCAGCGGGGCGTCGTCCAGATAGCCAGCGCCATCACCGCGACCCAACCCCGATTAGGCCCCCGGCTGTTGGTGGTGGATGACATGGTGGATTCCGGGCAGACCCTGGCCAAAATCGTCCAGTCCCTGCTGGCCCAGACCGACCTGGCAGCTTTAAAAACGGCGGTACTTTGGGTCAAGGGCCACAGTTGCTTCCGCCCCGATTACTACGTGGAATTCCTGCCAGACAACCCCTGGATTCACCAACCTTTTGAGCGCTATGACCACTGGCAGTTCGATCCTTAA